Genomic window (Lycium barbarum isolate Lr01 chromosome 2, ASM1917538v2, whole genome shotgun sequence):
TACAAGGCTAAAattatgtttttatgtatatagtAGATGTCGAATCCCCTTGACTTTTTTGTGTATTTACTGTTATATAGTTTGTAATATTGGAGtaataatattttattatttgGGTACATAACTAATTTGGGTATCATAGATGAAATAGGTACatccttgaaaacttgttttGGGTACCACCTTTGAAATGGGTACCACTTGTGAATATTCCAACAGGTAACACTTGTGAAATATTCCAACGTGTTCCTTCTGCCTAGGACACAAGCTTTCGGAACAAGTGTCTATTTCAACTACTTATCTTCTCTATATATTAAATAGAGAAGTAATTACTCCATATCTATCACTTTTAAATCAACTACTAATAGGATTGTTGTATCCTAAAAAAGCTTTGTTTGCTAACCCCATAGACAGGCAATCACTATTTTGAGACAGTGATAATATCACGCCTCAAACCTTTCCTTTCTATTTTCTTCATCTAATTTCTAACAATTCAAAAGATTGATTTCTGACTGTTATGAAATCAATCAAAATTCTGGAATCTCTTTGATGAATAAGGATTTCATCAATTTGATAGGTTTGATGGAACCAATTTCACTCGCTGTAAGATGGTGTTTTTTCTCATCGCTTTGAAAATATATTATGTTTTGGATCCTGATCACTGCAATTCCCAAACCAACTGAGGGAGAATCTGAAACTGTGAAAGTATTAAGGAAGAAACGTGAAGAGGATGAACTAATTTGTCGTAGGCATATTCTCAATACGCTCAATGATCAATTATATGATCTCTATTCAAATTTGAAGACTCCAAAAGAAATATGGGATGCGCTAAAGGAAACATATCAAAACGAAAAAAAAGGGCACAGATAAGTTTCTTTCTTTGCAATATTTTGAGTTTCAAATTAAAGAGAATTTATCAATCATGGATCAAGTTTATAGTGTTAGTTTCCAAACTACAAGATCTTGATATGAAAATTCTCGATGCTTTGCAAATTGGTGCAATTCTATCCAAATTGCCTAATTCATGGAAGAATTATAGAAAGAAAATTTTGCATCCTCGTGAAACTCTGACTATTGAGCAATTCAAAACCCATTTGTAAATTGAAAGTGAAACTCGTGCACACGACTCAGAGTTTCAACCTGTTTCAAAGATTAATAATCTGAGTCACTAAGTTGAAAGcaagtcaaagtatgaaaaaggTTCTAGTTCTGGTCTTAAAGCCAATAAAAAAGTTTTTAAGAAAAAAGGATATAAAACCAGTTACTTGCTTTAATTGTGGCAAGAAAGGCCATTTTGCTCGTGACTGTCGGTTTAAAAAGAAGGGAAAGAATTTTGGAATCTCAGAAAATTCTGAAAAGGCAAACATGATTGAGGAAGCTGTTACATATTTGGTTACTATGGTATCAAATTTAAAAATTGGAATGGTAATATAAGTAAACATGGTTGATCCCTCAAAGTCAGAAGAATGGTGGCTAGATTCTGGCACTACCATTCATGTTTGCAACAACAAAAACTTATACAAGACATATGAAGAATGCAAGACGCCTGAAGGTGTTTTTATGGGCAATGATGCTGAAGTCAAAGTTGAAGGCAAAGGCAGCGTGGAACTAAGTTTCACATCTGGACAAAAACTAACTTTGTTGAATGTTTATCATGTGCCTGAAATTAGGAAGAATTTAGTTTCTGCAAATTTGTTGTCCAAGAAAGGATTTAAGATTGTCATAGAATCTGATAGTATTATTATTTCTAAGAATTCTATGTTTGTTGGGAAAGGACACTATTGTAATGATTTGTTCAAGATGAGTATTAACAATAGTAAGAGTTCTGCTTACATCTCTGAGTCAAATTCTATGCAATGACATGCCAGATTGGGACATTTAAGTTTTGATTCTATGAAATTTATGTCAAGGATTGGATACTTAGAATGCAATCATAAACAATTAGATAAGTGTGAGGTTTGCATTCAAGCAAAAATAACAAAGAAATCTTTTCGTAGTGTTGAAAGAAATTCACAACTACTTAAACTTATACATTCCGATATATGTGAATTAAATGAAATTTTAACAAGAGGAGGAAAGAGATATTTTATTACTTTCGTTGATGATTATTTTAGATATAGTCATGTCTATTTAGTCAAAACAAAAGATGAAGCCTTTCAGAAATTAAAGGAATTTAAATATGTTGTGGAAAATCAAAATGATTAGAAGATCAAAATATTAAGAAGTGATAGGGGAGGAGGATATTTCTCCAATGAATTTGATGAATTTTGTGAAGTTCATGGAATTATACATCAGAAAACTTAGCCCTACACTCCACAACAGAATGATTTGGCTGAAAGAAAAAATCGAACGTTAGTAGATATGACTAACACTTTGCTCTTAAATGCTCAATTACCTTAAGATTCGTGGGGCGAGGGTGTACTAACAGCTTGTTATACTCTTAGTAGAGTTCCTTTTAAGAAAATTCAGACCTCTCCATATGAGTTATGGAAAGGTAGAAAACACAACTTAAATTATTTGAAGGTATGGGGATGCCTACCCTTTTATAAGGTTTCTGACCCTCAAAGATCAAAGTTAGGTCCAAGAGGTACTAATTAGCATATTTATTGGTTATGCACAAAACTCAAAAGCATATAGACTTTTGAATTTGCAGACAAATGTTATTGTAGAATCGGTGCATGTGGAATTTTTAGAAAACAAATTTCTATATAATTCTAGTGAGAATTCCACAAAAGAGCAAAGCACAAGTTCTCCTGCTCAGTAATtttgaaataataaataagaaaaGAGGATATGATTCTCAACATGAAGTTGAACCTTGGAGGAGTCAACGAGTGAGAAAAGAAAAGTATTTAGACTCTGATTTTATTTTTTCACAAGACATTTTATTTCTTGTAGAAGGAAGTAGGAGCAAAATCAATCAACGTATACCCATTTTATTAAATAATGAAAGTGATccaaaaagttttaaagaagcaATGTCTTCTAGAGATGCACCTTTTTGGAAAGAAGCTATAAATGATGAGATAGATTCTATATTATCCAACAACACTTGGATAATAGTAGATCTTCCTACTAGTTCCAAACCTATAGGTTGCAAATGGGTATTTAGAAGAAAATATGATATCAATAGTCATGTACAAACCTTTAAGGCAAGGTTGGTTGCTAAAGGTTTTACACAAACATAAGGTATTGGTTGTTTGATACATATGCTCCTATTGCACGAATAACATCTATACTAGTGCTTTCGGCTTTAGCCTCTATATATAAATTATGTGTGTGCATCAAATGGATATGAAAACTGCATTCTTGAGCAGTGATTTATGTGAAGAAATATATACGGAACAACCGGAGGGATTTGTTCTTCCTAGAAATGAGAATAAAGTTTGCAAACTAATAAAATTCGTTTATGGGTTAAAGCAAGCTCCAAAGCAGTGGCATGAGAAATTTGATGATGTCATTTTATCATATGGATTTGTACATAATAATGTTGATAAATGCATTTATTCTAAGTTTACAAAAGATTATGGTGTCATAATAAGTCTCTATGTGGATGACTTATTGATTTTTGGTACAAATACGCTTGGGGTTAATGATACTAAAAAGTATTTCTATTCATTCTTTAAAATGAAAGATCTTAATGAAGTTGACACCATTCTTGGAATTAAGATCAAGAAAAATGATAAAGGTATCTCCTTAAGTCAATCACATTACATAGAAAATGTGATTCGAAAATTTAGTCACTTGAAAATCAAAGCATTTAAAACTCCTTTAGATTCAAATTTAAAGTTGACTGAAAATATTTGAAGGGTCGTAGCACAATTGGAATATGCTAGTGCGATTGGAAGTATTATGTATGAAGTACATAGCACACGACCGGATATAGCACATGCAGTCTGCAAACTTTCAAGATATACAAATAAATCAAGCGTTGAATATGCGAAAGCTATTTCAAGAGTGCTTGGTTATTTAAAGAAAACAAAGAATGTTGGATTAAGTTATAATGGTTTTCCTAGCACATTAGAAAGGTTCTCTGATGCTAATTGGATAACCAACGATGATGATAAAAAAATTACATCGGCATGGATTTTTACGTTGGGAGGAGGTGCTATAAGTTGGGTATCAAAGAAGCAGACTTGTATGAGCAGACTTGTATTACACATTCTTTAATGGAATCAGAATTTTTAGCATTAGTAGCTGCTGGAAAAGAAGCATAATGGCTGAAAAACATGTTATTAGATATAAAGTTGTGGTCACAACCGATGCCAGCCATTCCCATATATTGTGATAATGAGGCAACGTTGAGTGTTGCTCATAATAAGATATACAATGGAAGTCTAGACATATTTGTCTGCAACATGCCTATTTGAAAGAATTTTTTATAAGTGGTCTCATGACAATTATATATGTTAAGTCTTGCAAAAAATTTAGTAGATCCGCTTACAAAAGCACTTCCTAGACATGCTGCTATAATAACACCTAGTGGGATGGGGTTAAAaaccataaccataattacaTTATTAGAGGGAACCCAACCTTGAGTTAGCAAAAATAACAATAAAGGTTCAATGGGTAAAAATAATCTATTAATGTCATTTTGAGCACGAAAagaaaaacatcaaatctttACGCCTTGTCCCAGGATGATCAGTGCATACTGGGGGAGGATGAGCAAGAGCTCTTAATGAAAAGGTCAAATGTCTAGAATAACGGCATAAAACATTTTTACCTATATTAATACAAGAGTGGTGCCGCTTGAGCAAGAGTAACAAGGTTTGCTCTTATAAGTATTCATAAATTGGGATTAACGCACGACCTTTAAGTGCTTGAGCGAATCGGTGACTTAAAGTGGCTCGTGTGATGTTTTCAGTTTAGGCACAAGAGAGTTATGGTTCAATTCTTAGTAATACCAATAACTTGGTCTAAACTTTAAAATATTTACACTACTAGAAAGTTCAAATCTATGAGATACTTTCTATTATGTACGATATTAGGAGGAGTAGTACAAACTAGTGGGGGATTGTTATATAGTTTGTAGTATTGGAgtaataatattttaaattatttgggTACTACAGTTGAAATAACTAGTTTGGGTACTATAGATGAGATAGGTACTATAGATGAAATAGGTACAGTACTTGAAAATTTGTTTTCGGCACCACTATTGAAATGGTACAACCTTCGGAACAAGTGTGTATTTCAACTAATTATCTTCTCTATAAATAGAGAAATAATTACTCCATTTATGTCACTTTTAATTCCAAACTGAAGTGATGAAAATACCCCTGAGCTTGACACGTTTTCATACTTTAGTCCCTGAACTATTGTCACACTTAAAAACACCCCTAGACTTGGCTAActacattttaattcacccccacGTTGACACATGGCACAACAAGTGTGCTCAAACTCTAACAGGCGCGTGAGTCGCTGCcacatcagttttttttttaaacaacaaaaatcattttttttacacTTCCCTTTAAATTTTTTTCCTATTCCAACATCTAAATTATCCCCTTCCTCCATTAAGAAGTGgaattttttaaaattagaaaaaactatttttttttaaatgtggaaaacccatttttataaatataaatctggattggattttttattaaaaaaatctggaaaactatttaaaaaaaaactgtgcaaaaccggttatttttttttttaaaaaaaaatctacaaaattattatttttaattaaaaagctGGACTGTTTTAAAATCTGGAATACTGATTTTCCGtgattatattttaaaaaattaatatgGACTGaagttttttattaaaaaatctggacgggattatttaaaaaaaaaaagggttttccacattttaaaaaaaattctagttttccatttatttattttaaaataaaatttccagatttaaaaaaaaaaccattgttccaaatttaaaaaataaataaatagttttaccaatttttttaaaaataatttatctaCGTTTAGGACACATAGGACGAAAATGCCAAGTGGACAGCGAGTGCATTCCACTTGCTGTGGCATGTCAACGCGGGGGTGAATTAAAATATAGTTAGCCAAGTCTAGGGGTGTTTTTAAGTGTGGCAATAGTTCAGGGACTAAAATACGAAAACGTGTCAAGTTCAGGGGTGTTTTCATCACTTCAGCCTTAATTCAACTGATAATAGGCTTGTTGTATCCTAAAGGAGTGTTGTCTGCTAACCCATAGACACCCAATCACTCTTTTGAGACAGTGATGATAATATCACGCCTCAAGCCTTTCCTTTCTATTCTCTTCATCTAATTTCTAACATTTACTTCTTCGTTTTTTTAAACCCGTTTGATTAAAATCTTGACTCCACCACTAATCGGCTCCATCCACATTTAATTTATAAGTATGTGTTGGAGGAGAAAGGCGACAAGGATAATATGCTTGGAAAATGTTTAGGGGACTGATTCGTGAGACTACAAAATTCAAATGGCCTGATTAAAAGTTCTCTTAAGGCATGTGAAACGTGATTAATCATTGAAGATATTATTATTACGATTCAACTAAATATTTCAAAGCATAAATATCAATAGGATGAAAATAAGGGTGGGAAATTATTTGGTAGGGTAATGGAGTCGAATGAGGTATAATATGATTGGATCCAATATTGTAATTTTCAGGAGGGTTGATATTAGTTTAGTTCCAGATTTGGGAAGCCATTGGACATTGATCCAATATTCTTAGGTTATCCATGAATCATGTGGCTTGAAAAGCTTCATTTTCATCAATTACAGGGGTTAAAAAACTCATTTTTACGAACATTGGCTTAAGCCTCATTTTCATAATCATTTGGCTTAAAAAGCATCATGTTCACGAATTATTCGATTTAAGGCCTCATTTCATCCATCATCGCTAAGAGGCACCGTTCTCATGAATCATCAGCCTAAAACTCATTTTCATAAGCTATAGTTTAAATCATTTCGGCCTATAAGGCCACATTTTCATAAATTAACGCATGAGAGGTGACATTTTCATGAATTCATTTACGTTGCTCTTAATTTAATAGTTGTTTACTAACTATTTTATCTACTGTATTAAGCTAcacaggagctttagcgcaatgAGATATATTTCAAAGCAGTGAATTAGGATAATTTGTTTGGAAGGAAAATCAGACTTCTCAGCAAAGGTCAAGAGTCTACCCTTAACTGACTCTACTCTCAAATATTCTGCTTACATTTGATAACTTGATGATTTAGTTCAGTCATATTCATATTTTAAATTCTTAAATCCAAATGAGTTTCCTCAATCATAATACCTAGTGTCATCATAATTTGATACATgaccaacattttttttttgcatcagTCATGATTCCTAATTTGTAGGTGTCATAACTTTATTAGAAATACTACACATGGCCTAATTCGGCCTGATCATCCAACTTGCTCGAGCAGGCAGAAATGATTCAGTCAAAATAACTTCATCACTTTCGTGTACCCATCAAACGGTAGCCCTCTTGGAAGTTTCTTAAAGACAAATTCACTCTGGGTAGATTGACTGAATCCAAAAAATCTTGCAATGACAGACGATCGTATTTCTTTATCCCGATTTCCTTATATTTCGCAGAAGCAGAGTATCCATCATGCGAAGAGTGGTAGCCAACCAAAATTACTTGGCTcatctgtcttttttttttttttttttttttctattgctCCTACACTTCAAGTTTCAGTATTTTTCATAGCAAGTCAACAATCCATATCGCATAAAACTCtttttccatgaacgaacaaagcacTATCGAACTTGATTTTCACTTTGTTTATCAATAGTATCTTTCAGGGCTGATCTCTCTTTCTTACATTCCTTCTTGATCTCAAGAGGCGGATGTCTTCACAAAACCTCTTCATTGCGATTTGATCTGCAAGTTGGGTGTGAAATCCATCCCCTCAAGATAGAGGACGAAATCAAGTTGCATCAATGGTGACTTACATAAAGGATTCTTATGCGTTCCAACGTTGACTATTCAAGTGACTAATTAATGTTCTAACGCAATGTTAGATATAACTTAAGTGAATCCAATCACTTTGACCGGTGGCTTCCCTAGAGCTAATGAATTAAGCTGATACTGAACGGCACAGATGAGATATAATACAATACATAACAACTTGCTACATGCATTATTCTAGAATACACATACACATAAGACACAAATACACAACTCAGATTAATTttcgttccttttttttttttttttgtacatattTTCGTATATTCTATTTTAGGATAGTCCATAGAAAATTAGCATTTGTAGGTTGGCTGTTATATTTCCTTTGTATAAATACACATTGTAAAATGAAAAGATATACACAGGAAATGAAACTTCTCTCAAATCCAGTCGCGCCTCTTTGAATTTGTTGACTACTATTACTTTATTTATGATGGTATAGTCCGAGCTGGCTTGTCCCCATCTCAATTAAGTATCAGATAACTCTATTCACTGAGGATTAGAGACATATGAATAAATCACCTATGAGTGACCATAGCATGAAAGCATCTCAACTATATAATCTGAGTATGGTTTTTCTCAGCTTTAGCAAAAGATAAACATCCAAATCATAATAATGAAGCAAACTCTAAGGAAAAAAGAACAACATTGAAAGGACAAAAATTTAAGCTTGTCCGATCAGTAGATACAAACAACATCAATTCACAGTTGCAGAATATCTGAATACAGTCAATTGGTAGTTAAACAACTAAAAATTCTCAAAGGCCACTTTTTTAACGTGCCTTGCACCTTCCACATTTTCTTCTATATATATGTTCCACCTTTTCCTTCAGACTCAGCTGCTTTTTACTTCAAATTTCAcaaacttcttcttcttcttcttcttcttcttcttcttcttcttcttcttcttcttcttcttcttcttcttcttcttttgtttcaaTTAAAAAGGTACAAAAACTATTACTCATATAAAGCTATAAATCAGGGTAACACTGAAGCAATTGGCTAATATGATTTTGATCATCGTCGCGAGTGATAACTAATGGAAAATTAGggaaagaataagaagaagatgGTGCCTCAATATTCATGACTTGTGGTGCAAATAACTTGTCGTCGATATTCCACTCATCACAAAATTGGCTATTATTTCCGTAACTATTCTTCTCTTCTTCATTGTTGCTGGCCACGGAATTTTGGCCTTGATGATCTTTTGTAGCCAAACTTGTTGAAATGGTGGGGCTATCAAGTTGTGGAAGTTCAATTGCTAGTTGATTCTCATAGCAAATTTGGCTTGAAATGAGATCTTGATGGTGATTAAAAGGGAATTGATTGAAATTTGATGTTTGGTTGAATGCATTGAGAGGATTATTATAATGCATTGTAGTAGTTGGCATTTGTGAAAGGGAGGGAGGTGGTCTAGTAGTATAACTTGTGTTGGTTCCTCTCATATAGTTATTATAAGCATAATTGTTGTTTGCTGGACTTGGCTTCTTGAATGCCCTGCatacgacccatccttcttcctgTGAATTGAAATCAAATTTCAAATTAGTTAGCTAGAAAATAGTAGTTACATAAGGAGTAATATCTTATTCAACTTAGAGTTCTCAATTAAATTTCTCAAGTTACACGAAGAATTTGATCCTATACCATAAGGGAATTACTTTACTAGCAAAGACCAGTTTTTGGGTGGTCGCAATTAAGCTGATATGACAGTGACGGTATTTTAATTTAAAAGTGCAATTCCTGCAACCAATTtgtcctttatttcattttataaaACAATTTCCTTCTTTAATATGTTCCAATAGAACTAATTATCTTCCTCTATTTAAaaagaatttaattttaaacATCTTATCTTATTCTTAATGACACAATTTTATAGGTACAAAAATATAATGGCTTCTTTAACACCTCCAAATTCCAAAGAATCCTTATTTTAAATTCTGTGCCCAATCAAAATACCTCACTAAAGGGAGGAGTATTGTTTTCTTATAAACAAAGTATAAAGAACAAATAAACAAAGGTTTTTCTTTTCAATATGTTCTCCCCGAAACTTTTTCCCACATCAAAAGTTGCTATGCCAAATAATTACTCTTTTATTCCCAATTTAATCAGGTGGCATAGTTCGGAATTCAGGCGtcaaatttcttaattttgaTCGAGAATTGAGAATTTTTAAgttttttaaaataagatttacatatTTTGAGACTAAGTAAGAAGTACTTTAAGTCACATTTGAAATATTTGTAAGGCATATGAAAAAAATTAGAGTCAAAGAAAAATTCGTTTGACTTTTGAAATATGAaaggtgtcatataaattgggattgAGAGAGTAATATTTGAATGAAAGTCCAACTGTCAAAAGAAACAAACTTATTCAAATGGAAAACACAGAAAGCTATTTCATAAATAATTACCCATTGCTTCATGCGTGAAACAATATTAACTATATATGTTCATTCCAGAATATAGTAAAACACAATATTAGCGATATATGTTCACTCTGCAATATTAACTATTTTCATCAAATTTCTAACTTTcaagcacatggaaaaattataACTGACCTGAGGAGGTCCATGTTGGGAAGTTTGTAGACGATATTCATGCATGATCCAATCACTTTTCCTACCATTAGGAGCCCTTCCTCTATAGAAAACAAGTGTCTTTCTCATCCCTATTATCTTCTCCTTTGATAACACTGCCTTATCCCTTCCTGTTGCCTTCCAGAATCCAGAACCTGTCGCTCTATTTGTTCGAGTTCCTGTCGGATATTTCCTGTCCTTGTGGCTGAAAAAATACCACTCACTTTGTTCTTCATATCCCAATTTACATTTATCTGCAATAGGTTACAAAGATCATGTCAATGTTTAAATATTTTTATAAGCTAATTAATACTACTACCCTATTGGCCAAAATGATCGAGCATTCATAATCCTTGCATGCAAGTCAAGTCTCTCACACAACGTGTTATTCCctatgtcccaatttatgtatacTGTTCAGATTACGATAGTCGAATCTTTAAATTTTGATCTTGAATTCGGATATGGAATCTTTATGTTTTTGATATAAaatttactccctctgtcccaaaaagattgtctcctttctatatttagaaacaatttaattatatgagatgatttacagccacacaaatatgtaAGACtagttttggaccacacatttcaaaagtcttcctttatttcttaaattttgtgtcaagtcaaaagaggacaatctttttgggacggagggagtacatattTAGACACTActtaaaaaatactataagtcacaataattgataATTTAAAATCTTTAAAAGGCATGAAAAGATCATGgttaaaaaaaaactcatttgACTTTGAAATCTGAAAGGTGCCGCTTAAAATTGGACGGAGAGACTACTAATGTTGATAGCCTAGTGGTACGATAGAAGCCGTGTTTTATATTGTAATAGATTATGGATTCAATTCTCCTTGCTTGATCTCCGTGTAAGTGGCTGAAAGAATATAATTTTAAAGTGGAAactagaaaaaggaaagaaagaattaACGTACCTTCGATATCCCATGGCTCCATTCTGTAGAGATCAATATCAGTGATGACATCAAGATCAATCTTGAGGGAGTTAATCTTTCTCTTGAGGTAGTATCCAACAAGTTCTTCCTCTGTTGGATGAAATCTAAAACCTGGAGGAACACATGACTCCATTTCCATCTTGATCTGACAAATTATACACAATTgaaattttcagaaaatattttgggaagaaaaagaagagaacaaAAAGAATGTTATAAAGGGTGTGAATAGTTATTCAAGGCTTGACATATATACTACTGTTGGAAGATATTTTTGCACCTTTTGTGTGTAAGTAAACGTGAAAAGGAAACTTTTTGCAAAGACAGACATTCCTTCTCAATATATATAAGAGTGTGAATCTTACACTTCTCTTGTCTTGCAATCATTCTACTCATTCACATCCATTCGTGAGCAAATTAAAAGCCATCATTACCTCATTCTTTTGGTTTTTTGTTTGGGTGGACGGGTTTAGGGGGTTGGGTTGTGGGGTTAGGGTCCtccaatttaaaaatattttcttgaaattcaattttatttttgctcctttttttttttgggaaatttggaaaatggCAAACTATAATTAGTTGGTTCCTACCAAACAAGAAAACACGAAAATCATCATGAATAAGCCTGCAGTGGCCTTAATCGgttgcatgcaattcatgttaaCATTTAGGCAATTCTAGAACATGCTAAAGAAAAGTAGCCGAAAACATTGACTTTGTTTTTGGTCgtaaaaaaaagagagagaaaaaaagaagaaacatatGTTGAAATGATTTCTTTGAGTGCATTCCACTCAATAACACATGATCCCTTGAGAAAAACCCTTTTCACACTTCAACATATATAGGCATTTTCACTTCATGACCAATGAATTATgacattcaagaaaattatagaaATGCCTTTTTCTCTTGATGTTTTCCCAGCTTATCAAGTGCTAAGGGGTCCACAATCTTACATTGTAATTAATACTGAACAACAACTAAGAAATTAACATACATGAAGGAAAAGTAAGTAAACATGCAAGCAATAAAAATTGAAGATACATGAAAGAAATTCAAGGAAACTTAAGAATGCTTCACTGGATGAAGGAAAAAAACAATGAAAATAATCTATGAAATCAACCTTGGTATTCATTTAAATAAAACCTTGAGTCTAAAAAATGTACAAACTTAAAATGAATTCATATCTGCATGGAAATACCAGCAAACCCACAAAACAGAACAAACAATTAAGTACCACTGGAAAAAATAAGCAAAGAGAGAGACCCTttaccttcttctttttttccccccaattgagagagagatagagagggaCAAATTAAAGGAAGAAGGAGGATGAGGAAGAGAGTTCTTGATGATAGTTTAGTTttgaagaagagaagagagaaagagagactTAAGAATGAGAGAAACCAAAGTGGATAAATCAGGTGTTAGTTGAAATGTTGTTGGTGAGcgagtaaatatatatatatatatatatatatatatatatatatatatatatagacaaagACTTCTTCAGCTAACTTGCTAGTAGAATAAGAGAGACTTCTTCAGCTAACTTGCTAGT
Coding sequences:
- the LOC132621774 gene encoding NAC domain-containing protein 30-like — protein: MEMESCVPPGFRFHPTEEELVGYYLKRKINSLKIDLDVITDIDLYRMEPWDIEDKCKLGYEEQSEWYFFSHKDRKYPTGTRTNRATGSGFWKATGRDKAVLSKEKIIGMRKTLVFYRGRAPNGRKSDWIMHEYRLQTSQHGPPQEEGWVVCRAFKKPSPANNNYAYNNYMRGTNTSYTTRPPPSLSQMPTTTMHYNNPLNAFNQTSNFNQFPFNHHQDLISSQICYENQLAIELPQLDSPTISTSLATKDHQGQNSVASNNEEEKNSYGNNSQFCDEWNIDDKLFAPQVMNIEAPSSSYSFPNFPLVITRDDDQNHISQLLQCYPDL